A single Henriciella sp. AS95 DNA region contains:
- a CDS encoding acyl-CoA dehydrogenase family protein → MQLTFSREEEAFRNEVRDFLADKLTPELEAYAARMTSVYADKATALEWQAILNAQGWAAPSWPVEYGGCDWSVAQHYIFDTELARAGAPPLSPMGIEQCGPALIGHGSEAQKAHYLPRILSGEDFWCQGYSEPHAGSDLAALSMSAEDDGDAFICNGSKIWTTHAHEANMMFCLVRTDASGKPQTGITFLLIDMTAPGVRVDPIIMLSGEHIQNAVFFDDVRVPKANVVGEIDKGWTVAKYLLEFERGGSSYGPRLLQRLAALRNVARELGRLESDLSQRISAAEIEASALEAAELMMMSELSGGGTPGLKASMMKIKGTELSQHVTEIALDLAGEYVQPFQPEHTSPGGPVTRPHPSNQGLVGPDSLVTASAKYLNDRAGSIYAGSNEIQRKILSKGQLGL, encoded by the coding sequence ATGCAACTGACTTTCAGCCGTGAAGAAGAAGCCTTCCGCAATGAAGTGCGCGATTTCCTTGCAGATAAGCTGACCCCCGAGCTCGAGGCCTATGCTGCGCGCATGACCAGCGTTTATGCGGACAAGGCCACAGCTTTGGAGTGGCAGGCGATTTTGAATGCGCAGGGGTGGGCGGCGCCATCCTGGCCGGTTGAGTATGGCGGTTGTGACTGGTCGGTGGCGCAGCACTACATCTTCGACACTGAACTCGCGAGAGCAGGCGCACCGCCGCTTTCGCCCATGGGGATTGAGCAATGCGGACCCGCCCTGATCGGACACGGCTCTGAGGCGCAGAAGGCTCACTACCTGCCACGCATTCTGTCGGGTGAGGACTTCTGGTGCCAGGGCTATTCCGAGCCGCATGCCGGTTCCGACCTCGCTGCACTCTCCATGTCGGCCGAAGACGATGGCGATGCCTTCATCTGCAATGGCTCGAAGATCTGGACCACGCACGCCCACGAAGCCAATATGATGTTCTGCCTTGTGCGCACCGATGCGAGCGGCAAGCCACAGACCGGTATCACCTTCCTTCTGATTGATATGACTGCGCCGGGTGTGCGCGTCGACCCGATCATCATGCTGTCGGGCGAGCACATCCAGAATGCTGTCTTCTTTGACGATGTCCGCGTGCCCAAGGCCAATGTTGTCGGTGAAATCGACAAGGGATGGACCGTCGCAAAATACCTGCTTGAGTTTGAGCGCGGCGGCTCATCCTATGGGCCGCGCCTGCTGCAGCGGCTCGCCGCGCTCCGAAATGTCGCTCGCGAATTAGGTCGTCTTGAAAGTGACCTCTCCCAGCGTATCAGCGCCGCTGAAATCGAGGCAAGCGCGCTTGAGGCCGCCGAGCTCATGATGATGTCGGAATTATCCGGCGGCGGCACCCCCGGACTCAAGGCCTCCATGATGAAGATCAAGGGGACTGAACTCAGCCAGCACGTCACTGAAATCGCGCTCGACCTTGCAGGGGAATATGTCCAGCCCTTCCAGCCGGAGCACACCAGCCCTGGCGGGCCGGTTACGAGGCCGCATCCATCCAATCAGGGGCTCGTCGGGCCTGATAGCCTTGTCACCGCTTCGGCCAAATACCTCAA